Genomic window (Erythrolamprus reginae isolate rEryReg1 chromosome 3, rEryReg1.hap1, whole genome shotgun sequence):
aaagacatagagggagggagggagagagaaagagagcaaaaaagagaggaaggaagggagagaaagagggagggagagagaaatagagcgaaaggaaggaagagagagagagaatttttttgtccaaactttttttagcccccaccctccccccgctcaatgtgccccaaggtttcgtaaatgtaaaaaatgtgccgtggctcaaaaaaggttgaaaatcactgccttaaggGACAGAGAATATGGTCTCTGAATCGAAAGTAGCAGGGACTTCATTCAAGTAAAGTACtggatatttatatatacagcatGTTTCCACCCTACTCTTCCCATCTCAACATCCAAACTCCTCCCTTGGCATCCTGGCAGTCTGGAAATTTACTAAAATCTGACATCACCTTCAGACATCTGCCCACTTCCTTTCATCATGTGCCTTCCCACACTCTTCTCTACCAAAACATATCCGGTTTATCAGAAAATGTGGAATAGCTGACAGGCAAAAAGTTATTTTTGCAGGATTACAGTTTTACAGAAGTTTACAAAAGTTCAATTTAATTATACAATAAAATGGTCATATAAAAATATGGCTGCACTTATGCTCTTGTGCTAACTTCTTACAAGAATAAAACCTCCTTTTCTCACAGTGATCATATTATTACAAGGCACTTAGCAGCCAGTCATGGAGGAAATTGGATTGCCAAATGCCCAGATAACAATCAAGTGACAAGGGGACACTGCAACAGCCATAACTTTGGATCATTAAGCATACATGCAAAAATGAAACATCCTCAGAGTATTCCAAAACTCTCCACCACAGTTTTATCTGGGTTGTGCCCATCAAAATCTGGCGAGAAATCGAGAGAACCAGTATGACTGAATTACCCTCATCTCAGTTCTGTCAGTGGTCATGTGTCAGTCAGGCCAATGATCTCTCTGTGTTATATCCAGATCTGAAATCTGACTGAAAGAAATCCAAATAATGCGTTTTCTCTAAGACCCTTTGTAATGACAGCTGCATCACCTTCTCaaaacttttcctttttttagagACTGTTCCAAAATGCTCAAGTACAGATGATCCAATAAAggcttcttaaaaacttcaggAAAACTGCTATGACTTCTTTCACTTTTATATGGTCTTGGAATCAATTTCTATCTGTTTATTAATATATCCATTCAAGGTTTGAACCTCCTTCTGAATTTGAAGATTTTCCTTTATTTCCCCAAGTCTGTTTTGTCTTCAATGTTGTTACAGACCATATAACATAGCTTCTTGTCTCTTCTAAGACTTCTTTAAAATTCTTTGTTAGGTTTCTATCATAACATCTTTTGTCTTTCTTGATTCTGGGTTTTCTGgaaaatttctatttttttcttcttcaaagcaATTCTGGATGTTCTCCTTTGAAATGCTATGGTTAGTCCATGGTCAGATCTTTGTTATTATAACTGAGCTGTTCTACTTCCTTGTATCAATGATATAGTCAGTTAATTTCTGTATGACCTATCTGTATGTCTATATAGATAGGTGTTGTTTTTTGTTGAAGATGGTGTTAGCAAAGAAGAAATGTTTGGACTGACAGAAATTGATGTGTGGTTCTCCTACTTCATTTACATTTTCTATGCTATGGAGTCCAACTTTATTTTCTTACTTAAGTTTTCTAACTTTCACAAgccaatgcaccacattttgctTACAAGTTCTATTGAATATTCAGATCATAATTTGACCATAAATCTTATTGATTTCTCTTGTTTTGCATCAGTTTTGGGAACAAAAACTAATCAGCATATTAAAGGGTTGTCCATGAagcctaattaatattattttctcattggTTGCAGTGTAGTCAGGTACTGCTCTTGTTCTAATCTTCCTGACTATAAAACCTTAATTTTGTCTACATGACaaaattttgttagatagggttcAATGTTCAGGTCTGTTGAGATCCATCtgaatttttaaccttctctgcATTTTCAGCTACTTGTGAAATTGCCTGGCAATTTggtaactgtttgtttgtttgtttgtttgtttgtttgtttgtttgtttgtttgtttgcatgtaTGTATTGTAGAAAAATCCTATAGGGGGAAAAACTCAAGAagcaaaaattgaaaaatatgataataaaagCCCAGTCCAGCACAATaccactgaaaaagaaaaacaagaaattcaAGAAGTAACCAGCATGGTTGCACAAAGATCTCTCTGGCAAACTGAAAGACAAAAGGGAaaagtacaaaaaataaaaagagggacaTATAACTAAGGCTGATTATCAGCAGATAACCAGAATGTGCAAAGATGAAGTCAAGAAAGCAAAGGCTCGGAATGAAtagacttgcaacaaaagtcaaatataattttttaaaagtttctttcaaATTAATAACACAAAAAAGTCATGGAAACAGTAGATCCTCTAAAGATAGAAGATGGCAAGGAAgtaacatcggaccagaatatctctgggaccgccttctgccgcacgaatcccagtgaccagttaggtcccacagagtgggctttctccagatcccatcaactaaacaatgtcatttggcgggacccaggggaagagccttctctgtggtggccccggccctctggaaccacctctccccagagatcagaattgcctccaccctcctcgccttttgtaagctccttaaaacccacctctgccatcaggcatgggggaatttagatattcctttccccctaggcctatacaatttatgcatggtatgtttgtgtgtatatttggtttttaataggggtttttagttattttaaatattggatttgttatatgcagtttttattattgttgttagcggccctgagtctacagagaggggcggcatacaaatctaataaataaaataaataaaataagtagggagaaagcagagctgcttaaCTCATTCGTCGCATCAGTCTTCATGCAGAAAGAAAATATAgcccaacatataaaaacaaaacctAATGTAAAAGACaaactagaaataaaaattaaaataagtaagAAAATGGTAAGAAAACATCTATCTGACCTTGATGACTATAAATCACCGGAACCTGACAGATTACATTCCAGAGTTctgaaggagctggcagatgtTATTTCAGAACCATTGTAccatatctttcaaaaatcctggagcaccagggaagTACCTGAGGATTGGAAAAGGGCTGAtatggttcccatcttcaagaaaggtgggaaaaaacagacccaggaaactacagaccaatcagtctaagtctaactatatatatatattaggatTAGAATTCTGATGACCACAATATAAACAAGATGTACAGACCctggaaagtgtgcagagaagaacTCCAAAGATTATAAGGGGTCAGGAAGATAAACGGTATGATGAACAGTTGAGAATGTTTGATATGTCTAACCTATTGGAGAGAAGGATTAGTGGTGACATAATAGctgtcttccagtacttgagaGGCTGTTACAAAAAAGAGGAGATCCACTTATTAAAGCTTCTTAAAGAGGGAATTAACCTAGAActgaagagaaatttcctgacagatagCTTGCCTCCTGGATCTCTTGCTGCTCCATCATTATAGATTTTCAGGAACAAACTGAATATCTATTTGTGGTATATGGTCTCCTGACTTGAGCAGGGAGTTTGAATAAGAcatccaagctcccttccagccctatgattctatgggTTTTGGTAAGCATTGTTTAAATGCATATTTCAAGTGAGCTATAGATTCATTGAATTGGCAAGGTATCAAGTTCACATCTAACAAACTTATTAATCAGAAAGTTATACAAAATATACTTTGTCAAATACCTGAATGAAACCAGTGTGTAAAGTGTTCACACCATTCCTACAATTTCAAAAATTTGATGAAACACTTACTTGACCCTTGGCTGATCTCAAAAGCGTAAACAACATGGCTGGACTGTGAATACATACATGGGGGAACCAACAAAAAATCCCAGGCACATAAAATAGATTGCAAAGATAAAAAATACCTTACACAATTAAAGGACTGGCAAAGCACATCTATACTGAGAAAAATGTCTGATTAAACAAAAAACCAAGCAGATCTTTAGCATTTACAGCTTAATTGCTCTATGAGTTTCTCAGAATTCAATGGGTATTCTTTGAGTTCCATCACTTTCAGCTATGAAGGTTTGCAGACTGCCAGCTACCCTTGGCTGAGAATTCTGGAAGCTCAGGACTACACACCTACAACTTGAAAAGATTGGAGCCTTTCCAGTACCAATATCAAAACTATAGATCCCCTAATCTTATTTTGTTGAAGTTTGGAAGGATTTCACTCAGCCATTTTCCTCATATTTCATCTATTCTCTAGGATTATTCACTCAGCTACATAACATAAAGACATGGGTTTGCATATAATATAACCCTTCCCCACTCTCAAAACATATTCTAAGTTGAATTTAAGGATTGGTATGACTTTGGGTTAGGAATATCACTTGATTTCATCCATCTTCAAATGGTGTAACACTGAAGATGTTACAAtagaaagagaataaaataaatcacCTACTGGTGGTTAAACTGATAGGACTATTCCAGTTTGAAGTAGACAGCGCTAGTACAAGGTGATATTTGATCCTTTTAGGAATGTGACCATCCAGTTACCAAttaaagtttctttattttaaatgtatTCCTTCTACCCAGTTATTAACCCCTTTACaatattatattttctatttttaaatgtaacaAAAATATATCAACAAGATATAAACTTCCCCAAACAAACTTACAGGGAAAGTTCTTTGTCATCTAGCAGATTAATAAAGTTTTAAAGCTACCAATAAATACCTATAAAAAGAGGAATCACACaaatcaataataacaaaagAACAAAACTATCAACAAACTTAAATCATTCATTAATATCCACCTATAATTTACTATCAAGTAAAGGACAAACTTTCTTTTCCCATTTCTACATTATTGCTCCTCAAattggtaaaatattttttaatttaaaaagtattCATGATTTATAATTCAAATTATTTTCTATCACTATCTAAGTCTAACAATTCAAAAACAATATTTTCCCAAGACTAATCCAAAATTATAAGCCTAGAAATAAGATGCTGAGTGGATGACAAGGACTCCAAGAGTTGGACTCACCTTTTTAGCAGAATCTGGAGGCACATCCACCCCATTGATAAGTTCCCCATTATCTGCAAAGACAGGAATATTGGGGCTGAAAATCATGAGATCGCTCTTGGCACCAGCCTCTGCGGTCACACCTGCAAGGATGTGGCTGTGGCGATTGGAATAGGACCAGCTGCCCACTTCACTGGCACAGACCAGGGTGGCCATGCCAGGACCATAAACCATGGGTTCCTTTGCCTTGCAGTGGCATCGCAGGGCCACATAGATGAGAGTGGCCAGCAAGAAGAGGCTGGAAACAGAGCAGATAGCAACAATAAGATAGATGTTGATGGAGTCCACCAGGGGCACAAAACTCTCCCCTGATCTTTGAAGGTGAATATCTTTTTTGACTGTCTGACCACTTGTCACAAGTGATACACTCAAGGTGGCTGTGGCTGACAGTTGAGGTTTTCCATGATCCTTCACAAGAACAAGGACACTCTGGATTATGCTGCCTTCTGATTCATCGAGAGAATATTTGGTACTCACCTCACCACTATACTGCCCTACAGTCCATGGACCATTGCTTTCTTCAAGGAGTTCATATCTTAACCATGCATTGTATCCAGAATCCGCATCCAAAGCATGGATCTTGCCTAAAATATGCCCAGGCATCACTGGGACCACTAAAAAAATCAGGTTCTCTTCTGATGATCCTGACACGGCAGGTATGTTGTCATTCTCATCCATCACAAAGACTTGAACAGTTGCATTGCCACATAAGGAGGGAAGTCCAGCATCCTTGGCTCTCACCTGGAACTCCAGCAGTTTCAACTCCTCATAGTCCAAGGACTGCAAAGCATAGAGTTTTCCACTCTCCGAATGTACAGAGATGTAGCTTGACAATGGCCAGAGCTTCTCATCTATCCAATAGGTGATCAGGGCATTTTCAGCTACGTCTGGGTCTGAGGCAGATACTGTGAAGATGTGAGCACCAGGGGGATTGTTCTCCTTCACAAAGACTGTATAGGTGGGCTGTGTGAAAGCAGGAGCATTATCATTTATGTCACTAATAGGCACTAAGAGGGTGATACTAGAAGACAGCGATGGAACACCCTGATCTTCCACTGTCACAACCATCCTGTACTCAGCCACATGCTCCCTATCCAAAGGTGCTCCAACAATCAGGGAGTAGTAATTCTTGAATGTAGACTCAAGTTTGAAGGGTACTCCAGTGGGCCAAAGGAAATAGTTTAATTGTCCATTGCTGCCAGAATCCTTGTCAGAAGCACTAATGATGGCTACCACAGTCCCTGGAGGGGAGTCCTCTGGCAATGGGATAGAGAGAGAATTTATAGATAATTCTGGAATATTGTCATTCATGTCTAAAACCTCAACGAGAACTTTACAATGCCCTGATAATTGAGATATGCCTTTATCTTCTGCTACAATTGGAAGTTCATAGAATTTACTTTCTTCATAATCTAATTTTCCAATCACTCTGATTTCCCCAATATCAGAATG
Coding sequences:
- the LOC139165418 gene encoding protocadherin alpha-5-like, which translates into the protein MGSGQLHYSVLEESQHGTFVGRIAQDLGLEVSELVPRVFRMLSKGEKDYFEVNLQNGILFVNSRIDREELCAKNADCVLHLEVIVEKPLRFFHVEVEIKDINDNAPIFSAREQILSIAELTTASGTRFPLEGASDADIGTNAQLTYKLSPSNNFILDLENDGEESKSVVLLLKVPLDREESPVHHLVLTATDGGEPKLTGSVQLVINVLDVNDNPPVFNQSVYRVKLLENTASGSLVITVNATDLDEGINREISYFFSNKAPPHVMKLFNIHSDIGEIRVIGKLDYEESKFYELPIVAEDKGISQLSGHCKVLVEVLDMNDNIPELSINSLSIPLPEDSPPGTVVAIISASDKDSGSNGQLNYFLWPTGVPFKLESTFKNYYSLIVGAPLDREHVAEYRMVVTVEDQGVPSLSSSITLLVPISDINDNAPAFTQPTYTVFVKENNPPGAHIFTVSASDPDVAENALITYWIDEKLWPLSSYISVHSESGKLYALQSLDYEELKLLEFQVRAKDAGLPSLCGNATVQVFVMDENDNIPAVSGSSEENLIFLVVPVMPGHILGKIHALDADSGYNAWLRYELLEESNGPWTVGQYSGEVSTKYSLDESEGSIIQSVLVLVKDHGKPQLSATATLSVSLVTSGQTVKKDIHLQRSGESFVPLVDSINIYLIVAICSVSSLFLLATLIYVALRCHCKAKEPMVYGPGMATLVCASEVGSWSYSNRHSHILAGVTAEAGAKSDLMIFSPNIPVFADNGELINGVDVPPDSAKKVSPTLGVLVIHSASYF